A DNA window from Anas acuta chromosome 4, bAnaAcu1.1, whole genome shotgun sequence contains the following coding sequences:
- the MARCHF1 gene encoding E3 ubiquitin-protein ligase MARCHF1 isoform X2, with the protein MPLQQISVVPARETASNGRSSMGRNKEKSKEVENDKSPGRSTSRSSNISKASSPTTGTAPRSQSRLSVCPSTQDICRSTTLHDLSEDEHEHATPVMVLTPSNRESGKKQVKRRFRRKRETGDNGEHTEKGKDRKLRPEAAKSSWNASDSSSSSDESQWAQARRRAREKARMSRRGRRNKGSCSNQDGSSNNNAVELVTLGTMGKKKQEVSDPENPTLNHRRRRVPRLKESQSSASSQEARISSRKCGKSKGKSYCRDQHPASSYLRCNKDMKDSFAEAGSGSDALAVPDNGAPVGAGPTVTDGVQKPPVLYDDWSDDLEVCRICHCEGDDESPLITPCRCTGTLRFVHQACLHQWIKSSDTRCCELCKYDFIMETKLKPLRKWEKLQMTTSERRKIVCSVTFHVIAITCVVWSLYVLIDRTAEEIKQGNDNGVLEWPFWTKLVVVAIGFTGGLVFMYVQCKVYVQLWRRLKAYNRVIFVQNCPDTAKKLEEKNSSCTHSSDVKDAVVVPVAQTGTNSQLAAEEMTSEVMPV; encoded by the exons GCAAGCAGCCCTACAACAGGAACAGCTCCCAGGAGTCAGTCACGATTGTCTGTCTGCCCTTCCACTCAGGACATTTGTAG ATCTACTACCTTGCATGATTTGTCAGAAGATGAGCATGAACATGCAACCCCTGTCATGGTGCTGACCCCTTCTAATAGGGAGTCTGGTAAGAAACAAGTAAAACGAAGGTTTAGGCGGAAAAGAGAGACTGGAGACAATGGTGAGCAtacagaaaaggggaaagacCGTAAATTACGTCCCGAGGCTGCAAAATCCAGCTGGAATGCATCCGATTCATCATCATCCTCAGATGAGAGTCAGTGGGCTCAGGCTAGGaggagagcaagagaaaaagcCAGAATGTccaggagagggagaaggaataAGGGATCATGCAGTAACCAGGATGGGTCCTCAAATAATAATGCTGTTGAACTTGTCACCCTGGGGacaatggggaaaaagaagcaagaggTTTCTGACCCGGAAAATCCTACTTTAAATCATCGCAGAAGAAGGGTTCCAAGGCTAAAGGAATCACAGTCTTCAGCATCATCTCAGGAAGCAAGGATCTCCTcaagaaaatgtggaaaaagcaaGGGGAAAAGCTACTGCAGAGATCAGCACCCTGCGTCTTCTTACCTTAGATGCAATAAAGACATGAAGGACTCCTTTGCAGAGGCAGGCTCTGGCAGTGATGCTCTGGCAGTCCCAGATAATGGAGCACCTGTTGGGGCAGGGCCCACTGTGACTGATGGTGTTCAGAAGCCTCCAGTGTTGTATGATGACTGGTCTGATGATTTAGAAGTATGCAG GATCTGTCACTGTGAGGGAGATGATGAAAGTCCCCTCATCACACCGTGTCGCTGCACAGGGACCCTACGCTTTGTTCATCAGGCCTGCCTACACCAGTGGATTAAGAGCTCAGACACACGCTGTTGTGAACTCTGCAAGTACGACTTTATAATGGAGACCAAGCTCAAACCTCTTCGGAAG tggGAGAAACTACAGATGACGACAAGTGAGAGGAGGAAAATAGTTTGTTCAGTCACATTCCATGTAATTGCAATTACCTGTGTTGTTTGGTCATTGTACGTTTTAATTGATAGAACCGCTGAGGAAATTAAACAAGGCAATGATAATG gtGTCCTTGAATGGCCATTTTGGACAAAACTCGTGGTGGTGGCCATTGGATTCACAGGGGGCCTCGTCTTCATGTACGTGCAGTGCAAGGTTTACGTTCAACTGTGGCGCAGGTTGAAAGCCTACAACAGAGTGATCTTTGTTCAGAACTGCCCAGACACCGCCAAAAAATTGGAGGAGAAGAACTCTTCATGCACGCACAGCTCAGACGTCAAAGATGCCGTGGTGGTGCCAGTAGCACAGACAGGTACAAACTCTCAGCTGGCAGCCGAAGAAATGACATCTGAGGTGATGCCAGTTTGA
- the MARCHF1 gene encoding E3 ubiquitin-protein ligase MARCHF1 isoform X3 produces MLGWCQAIARNPHRLPNSTRTPEVSGDASHNSTLASSPTTGTAPRSQSRLSVCPSTQDICRSTTLHDLSEDEHEHATPVMVLTPSNRESGKKQVKRRFRRKRETGDNGEHTEKGKDRKLRPEAAKSSWNASDSSSSSDESQWAQARRRAREKARMSRRGRRNKGSCSNQDGSSNNNAVELVTLGTMGKKKQEVSDPENPTLNHRRRRVPRLKESQSSASSQEARISSRKCGKSKGKSYCRDQHPASSYLRCNKDMKDSFAEAGSGSDALAVPDNGAPVGAGPTVTDGVQKPPVLYDDWSDDLEVCRICHCEGDDESPLITPCRCTGTLRFVHQACLHQWIKSSDTRCCELCKYDFIMETKLKPLRKWEKLQMTTSERRKIVCSVTFHVIAITCVVWSLYVLIDRTAEEIKQGNDNGVLEWPFWTKLVVVAIGFTGGLVFMYVQCKVYVQLWRRLKAYNRVIFVQNCPDTAKKLEEKNSSCTHSSDVKDAVVVPVAQTGTNSQLAAEEMTSEVMPV; encoded by the exons GCAAGCAGCCCTACAACAGGAACAGCTCCCAGGAGTCAGTCACGATTGTCTGTCTGCCCTTCCACTCAGGACATTTGTAG ATCTACTACCTTGCATGATTTGTCAGAAGATGAGCATGAACATGCAACCCCTGTCATGGTGCTGACCCCTTCTAATAGGGAGTCTGGTAAGAAACAAGTAAAACGAAGGTTTAGGCGGAAAAGAGAGACTGGAGACAATGGTGAGCAtacagaaaaggggaaagacCGTAAATTACGTCCCGAGGCTGCAAAATCCAGCTGGAATGCATCCGATTCATCATCATCCTCAGATGAGAGTCAGTGGGCTCAGGCTAGGaggagagcaagagaaaaagcCAGAATGTccaggagagggagaaggaataAGGGATCATGCAGTAACCAGGATGGGTCCTCAAATAATAATGCTGTTGAACTTGTCACCCTGGGGacaatggggaaaaagaagcaagaggTTTCTGACCCGGAAAATCCTACTTTAAATCATCGCAGAAGAAGGGTTCCAAGGCTAAAGGAATCACAGTCTTCAGCATCATCTCAGGAAGCAAGGATCTCCTcaagaaaatgtggaaaaagcaaGGGGAAAAGCTACTGCAGAGATCAGCACCCTGCGTCTTCTTACCTTAGATGCAATAAAGACATGAAGGACTCCTTTGCAGAGGCAGGCTCTGGCAGTGATGCTCTGGCAGTCCCAGATAATGGAGCACCTGTTGGGGCAGGGCCCACTGTGACTGATGGTGTTCAGAAGCCTCCAGTGTTGTATGATGACTGGTCTGATGATTTAGAAGTATGCAG GATCTGTCACTGTGAGGGAGATGATGAAAGTCCCCTCATCACACCGTGTCGCTGCACAGGGACCCTACGCTTTGTTCATCAGGCCTGCCTACACCAGTGGATTAAGAGCTCAGACACACGCTGTTGTGAACTCTGCAAGTACGACTTTATAATGGAGACCAAGCTCAAACCTCTTCGGAAG tggGAGAAACTACAGATGACGACAAGTGAGAGGAGGAAAATAGTTTGTTCAGTCACATTCCATGTAATTGCAATTACCTGTGTTGTTTGGTCATTGTACGTTTTAATTGATAGAACCGCTGAGGAAATTAAACAAGGCAATGATAATG gtGTCCTTGAATGGCCATTTTGGACAAAACTCGTGGTGGTGGCCATTGGATTCACAGGGGGCCTCGTCTTCATGTACGTGCAGTGCAAGGTTTACGTTCAACTGTGGCGCAGGTTGAAAGCCTACAACAGAGTGATCTTTGTTCAGAACTGCCCAGACACCGCCAAAAAATTGGAGGAGAAGAACTCTTCATGCACGCACAGCTCAGACGTCAAAGATGCCGTGGTGGTGCCAGTAGCACAGACAGGTACAAACTCTCAGCTGGCAGCCGAAGAAATGACATCTGAGGTGATGCCAGTTTGA
- the MARCHF1 gene encoding E3 ubiquitin-protein ligase MARCHF1 isoform X1 — protein sequence MLGWCQAIARNPHRLPNSTRTPEVSGDASHNSTLNDKSPGRSTSRSSNISKASSPTTGTAPRSQSRLSVCPSTQDICRSTTLHDLSEDEHEHATPVMVLTPSNRESGKKQVKRRFRRKRETGDNGEHTEKGKDRKLRPEAAKSSWNASDSSSSSDESQWAQARRRAREKARMSRRGRRNKGSCSNQDGSSNNNAVELVTLGTMGKKKQEVSDPENPTLNHRRRRVPRLKESQSSASSQEARISSRKCGKSKGKSYCRDQHPASSYLRCNKDMKDSFAEAGSGSDALAVPDNGAPVGAGPTVTDGVQKPPVLYDDWSDDLEVCRICHCEGDDESPLITPCRCTGTLRFVHQACLHQWIKSSDTRCCELCKYDFIMETKLKPLRKWEKLQMTTSERRKIVCSVTFHVIAITCVVWSLYVLIDRTAEEIKQGNDNGVLEWPFWTKLVVVAIGFTGGLVFMYVQCKVYVQLWRRLKAYNRVIFVQNCPDTAKKLEEKNSSCTHSSDVKDAVVVPVAQTGTNSQLAAEEMTSEVMPV from the exons GCAAGCAGCCCTACAACAGGAACAGCTCCCAGGAGTCAGTCACGATTGTCTGTCTGCCCTTCCACTCAGGACATTTGTAG ATCTACTACCTTGCATGATTTGTCAGAAGATGAGCATGAACATGCAACCCCTGTCATGGTGCTGACCCCTTCTAATAGGGAGTCTGGTAAGAAACAAGTAAAACGAAGGTTTAGGCGGAAAAGAGAGACTGGAGACAATGGTGAGCAtacagaaaaggggaaagacCGTAAATTACGTCCCGAGGCTGCAAAATCCAGCTGGAATGCATCCGATTCATCATCATCCTCAGATGAGAGTCAGTGGGCTCAGGCTAGGaggagagcaagagaaaaagcCAGAATGTccaggagagggagaaggaataAGGGATCATGCAGTAACCAGGATGGGTCCTCAAATAATAATGCTGTTGAACTTGTCACCCTGGGGacaatggggaaaaagaagcaagaggTTTCTGACCCGGAAAATCCTACTTTAAATCATCGCAGAAGAAGGGTTCCAAGGCTAAAGGAATCACAGTCTTCAGCATCATCTCAGGAAGCAAGGATCTCCTcaagaaaatgtggaaaaagcaaGGGGAAAAGCTACTGCAGAGATCAGCACCCTGCGTCTTCTTACCTTAGATGCAATAAAGACATGAAGGACTCCTTTGCAGAGGCAGGCTCTGGCAGTGATGCTCTGGCAGTCCCAGATAATGGAGCACCTGTTGGGGCAGGGCCCACTGTGACTGATGGTGTTCAGAAGCCTCCAGTGTTGTATGATGACTGGTCTGATGATTTAGAAGTATGCAG GATCTGTCACTGTGAGGGAGATGATGAAAGTCCCCTCATCACACCGTGTCGCTGCACAGGGACCCTACGCTTTGTTCATCAGGCCTGCCTACACCAGTGGATTAAGAGCTCAGACACACGCTGTTGTGAACTCTGCAAGTACGACTTTATAATGGAGACCAAGCTCAAACCTCTTCGGAAG tggGAGAAACTACAGATGACGACAAGTGAGAGGAGGAAAATAGTTTGTTCAGTCACATTCCATGTAATTGCAATTACCTGTGTTGTTTGGTCATTGTACGTTTTAATTGATAGAACCGCTGAGGAAATTAAACAAGGCAATGATAATG gtGTCCTTGAATGGCCATTTTGGACAAAACTCGTGGTGGTGGCCATTGGATTCACAGGGGGCCTCGTCTTCATGTACGTGCAGTGCAAGGTTTACGTTCAACTGTGGCGCAGGTTGAAAGCCTACAACAGAGTGATCTTTGTTCAGAACTGCCCAGACACCGCCAAAAAATTGGAGGAGAAGAACTCTTCATGCACGCACAGCTCAGACGTCAAAGATGCCGTGGTGGTGCCAGTAGCACAGACAGGTACAAACTCTCAGCTGGCAGCCGAAGAAATGACATCTGAGGTGATGCCAGTTTGA
- the MARCHF1 gene encoding E3 ubiquitin-protein ligase MARCHF1 isoform X4 has protein sequence MVLTPSNRESGKKQVKRRFRRKRETGDNGEHTEKGKDRKLRPEAAKSSWNASDSSSSSDESQWAQARRRAREKARMSRRGRRNKGSCSNQDGSSNNNAVELVTLGTMGKKKQEVSDPENPTLNHRRRRVPRLKESQSSASSQEARISSRKCGKSKGKSYCRDQHPASSYLRCNKDMKDSFAEAGSGSDALAVPDNGAPVGAGPTVTDGVQKPPVLYDDWSDDLEVCRICHCEGDDESPLITPCRCTGTLRFVHQACLHQWIKSSDTRCCELCKYDFIMETKLKPLRKWEKLQMTTSERRKIVCSVTFHVIAITCVVWSLYVLIDRTAEEIKQGNDNGVLEWPFWTKLVVVAIGFTGGLVFMYVQCKVYVQLWRRLKAYNRVIFVQNCPDTAKKLEEKNSSCTHSSDVKDAVVVPVAQTGTNSQLAAEEMTSEVMPV, from the exons ATGGTGCTGACCCCTTCTAATAGGGAGTCTGGTAAGAAACAAGTAAAACGAAGGTTTAGGCGGAAAAGAGAGACTGGAGACAATGGTGAGCAtacagaaaaggggaaagacCGTAAATTACGTCCCGAGGCTGCAAAATCCAGCTGGAATGCATCCGATTCATCATCATCCTCAGATGAGAGTCAGTGGGCTCAGGCTAGGaggagagcaagagaaaaagcCAGAATGTccaggagagggagaaggaataAGGGATCATGCAGTAACCAGGATGGGTCCTCAAATAATAATGCTGTTGAACTTGTCACCCTGGGGacaatggggaaaaagaagcaagaggTTTCTGACCCGGAAAATCCTACTTTAAATCATCGCAGAAGAAGGGTTCCAAGGCTAAAGGAATCACAGTCTTCAGCATCATCTCAGGAAGCAAGGATCTCCTcaagaaaatgtggaaaaagcaaGGGGAAAAGCTACTGCAGAGATCAGCACCCTGCGTCTTCTTACCTTAGATGCAATAAAGACATGAAGGACTCCTTTGCAGAGGCAGGCTCTGGCAGTGATGCTCTGGCAGTCCCAGATAATGGAGCACCTGTTGGGGCAGGGCCCACTGTGACTGATGGTGTTCAGAAGCCTCCAGTGTTGTATGATGACTGGTCTGATGATTTAGAAGTATGCAG GATCTGTCACTGTGAGGGAGATGATGAAAGTCCCCTCATCACACCGTGTCGCTGCACAGGGACCCTACGCTTTGTTCATCAGGCCTGCCTACACCAGTGGATTAAGAGCTCAGACACACGCTGTTGTGAACTCTGCAAGTACGACTTTATAATGGAGACCAAGCTCAAACCTCTTCGGAAG tggGAGAAACTACAGATGACGACAAGTGAGAGGAGGAAAATAGTTTGTTCAGTCACATTCCATGTAATTGCAATTACCTGTGTTGTTTGGTCATTGTACGTTTTAATTGATAGAACCGCTGAGGAAATTAAACAAGGCAATGATAATG gtGTCCTTGAATGGCCATTTTGGACAAAACTCGTGGTGGTGGCCATTGGATTCACAGGGGGCCTCGTCTTCATGTACGTGCAGTGCAAGGTTTACGTTCAACTGTGGCGCAGGTTGAAAGCCTACAACAGAGTGATCTTTGTTCAGAACTGCCCAGACACCGCCAAAAAATTGGAGGAGAAGAACTCTTCATGCACGCACAGCTCAGACGTCAAAGATGCCGTGGTGGTGCCAGTAGCACAGACAGGTACAAACTCTCAGCTGGCAGCCGAAGAAATGACATCTGAGGTGATGCCAGTTTGA